The Arthrobacter burdickii genome window below encodes:
- a CDS encoding metal-dependent transcriptional regulator produces MTDLIDTTEMYLRTILELEEENIVALRARIAERLRHSGPTVSQTIGRMERDGLVVVSGDRHLELTELGRRRATGVMRKHRLAERLLSDVIGLDWAYVHDEACRWEHVMSERVERRLYELLGKPSESPYGNPIPGLEAIGGVQSELFTDGVVTLLSAMGTYSPEKQVTLVRLAEPIQVDPELLTQLDEGGLRPGAQLNLESVGGYVSVRVPGVEGALELPPEVASHVFVSVAA; encoded by the coding sequence ATGACGGACCTCATCGACACCACCGAGATGTACCTGCGGACCATCCTTGAGCTCGAGGAAGAGAACATCGTCGCCCTCCGTGCCCGCATCGCCGAGCGGCTTCGCCACTCGGGGCCGACCGTGTCCCAGACCATCGGTCGCATGGAACGCGACGGACTCGTTGTCGTCTCCGGCGACCGGCACCTCGAGCTGACCGAACTGGGTCGACGCAGGGCCACCGGGGTCATGAGGAAGCACCGCCTCGCGGAGCGGCTCCTGAGCGACGTCATCGGGCTCGACTGGGCCTACGTCCACGACGAGGCCTGCCGCTGGGAGCACGTCATGAGTGAGCGCGTGGAGCGCCGGCTCTACGAGCTCCTCGGAAAGCCCTCCGAATCCCCGTACGGCAACCCGATCCCGGGACTCGAGGCCATCGGCGGCGTCCAGTCCGAGCTGTTCACCGACGGCGTCGTCACGCTGCTCTCCGCGATGGGCACGTACTCGCCGGAGAAGCAGGTCACGCTCGTGCGGCTGGCGGAGCCGATCCAGGTGGATCCGGAACTCCTCACGCAGCTCGACGAGGGCGGCCTGCGCCCCGGAGCGCAGCTGAACCTCGAGTCCGTCGGAGGGTACGTCTCCGTGCGCGTGCCCGGCGTCGAGGGTGCGCTGGAGCTACCCCCCGAGGTGGCGTCCCACGTGTTCGTCTCCGTCGCGGCGTGA
- a CDS encoding NlpC/P60 family protein: MSTSSSLGRHRAPQNANPLTALSAAVASNAGSVGRQAAVIAAASGLVLTSGVAANAADLQPQRDVASSSITVTSARQAVVASSKTVVSFNRTAVKVHAKPVVAKKAPAVKAPAAPAPVVEAPAAPAPAAPAPVVEAPAAPAAPAPVVKAPAAPAPAAQTVAAVQAVAAPAPAPVAAPAPAAAPAPAPAPAPAPAPAPKPAASSGVAATIAAAAKGQLGVMQDCTRLVSNSLAAAGINFHGWPAGYLSLGRTVSAGEAIPGDLIYYADGGMGAAHIAVYIGGGQAVHGGFNGNTTVIAPAELGSGGVYIRVGG; the protein is encoded by the coding sequence GTGTCCACCAGCTCTTCGCTGGGCCGCCACCGCGCGCCCCAGAACGCCAACCCGCTGACCGCTCTTTCCGCCGCAGTAGCGTCGAACGCAGGATCGGTCGGCCGCCAGGCCGCCGTCATCGCCGCCGCTTCCGGCCTCGTACTGACCAGCGGAGTTGCAGCCAACGCCGCCGATCTCCAGCCGCAGCGCGACGTCGCATCCTCCAGCATCACCGTCACCTCGGCCCGTCAGGCCGTCGTCGCGTCGTCCAAGACCGTCGTGTCCTTCAACAGGACCGCGGTGAAGGTCCACGCCAAGCCGGTCGTCGCCAAGAAGGCTCCGGCCGTCAAGGCACCCGCCGCCCCGGCTCCGGTCGTCGAGGCTCCCGCAGCTCCGGCCCCCGCCGCCCCGGCTCCCGTCGTCGAGGCACCCGCCGCTCCGGCTGCTCCGGCTCCCGTCGTGAAGGCACCCGCTGCTCCGGCTCCCGCCGCCCAGACCGTCGCTGCCGTCCAGGCCGTCGCCGCTCCCGCGCCGGCTCCCGTAGCCGCCCCGGCTCCCGCAGCTGCCCCGGCACCTGCTCCTGCACCTGCTCCCGCCCCGGCACCTGCTCCCAAGCCTGCAGCCTCCTCTGGTGTCGCCGCGACCATCGCCGCCGCTGCCAAGGGCCAGCTCGGCGTCATGCAGGACTGCACGCGCCTCGTCAGCAACTCCCTCGCCGCTGCCGGCATCAACTTCCACGGCTGGCCGGCAGGGTACCTGTCCCTGGGCCGCACCGTGAGCGCCGGCGAGGCCATCCCGGGCGACCTCATCTACTACGCCGACGGCGGCATGGGCGCAGCCCACATCGCGGTCTACATCGGTGGCGGCCAGGCCGTCCACGGTGGATTCAACGGCAACACCACGGTGATCGCACCGGCCGAGCTCGGCTCGGGTGGCGTGTACATCCGCGTCGGCGGCTGA
- a CDS encoding HNH endonuclease, with protein sequence MRTLVLNAGYEPLAVITFRRALVLVLTGKASVIAEDGDPVVGPTEILGRPSVILLNRYVKIPYRHDLTATRRGVLRRDNHLCAYCGKTASTIDHVLPRSRGGGDTWENLVACCLKCNNAKGDKTLGSLGWKLRIVPMPPRGPQWQIRELEKPAPQWNEFLSETAA encoded by the coding sequence ATGCGCACTCTTGTTCTGAATGCTGGGTATGAACCACTTGCGGTCATCACGTTCCGCCGGGCACTGGTGCTCGTGCTCACGGGGAAGGCGAGCGTCATCGCGGAGGACGGCGACCCGGTCGTCGGTCCCACCGAGATACTCGGCAGACCTTCGGTGATCCTGCTCAACCGCTACGTGAAGATCCCGTACCGCCACGACCTGACAGCCACGCGACGGGGGGTGCTGCGTCGCGACAACCACCTGTGTGCCTACTGCGGCAAGACCGCCTCGACCATCGACCACGTCCTGCCGCGGTCCAGGGGCGGAGGGGACACCTGGGAGAACCTCGTGGCCTGCTGCCTGAAGTGCAACAACGCCAAGGGGGACAAGACCCTCGGCAGCCTCGGCTGGAAGCTGCGCATCGTGCCGATGCCTCCGCGGGGACCGCAGTGGCAGATCCGCGAGCTCGAGAAGCCGGCGCCGCAATGGAACGAGTTCCTCAGCGAGACCGCTGCGTGA
- the mobA gene encoding molybdenum cofactor guanylyltransferase, producing MTLGVPRFDAVVLAGGRSSRLGGVPKAGLVLEGATLLQRTCAALAGAERLTVVGPEPGDAGRLPPAAVFVREEPAFAGPAAAVVAGFRAGPGSRAPWCAVVACDMPRVAVLVEVLLREAAAGAPASLVAVDDGREQPLAALYRSDDLAAAIDAVLAHGPADNLSMRSLLASVKTRPVPVPPGTTHDVDTWNDARALGVDVP from the coding sequence GTGACCCTCGGCGTACCGAGGTTCGACGCCGTCGTCCTCGCGGGTGGCAGGTCCTCCCGGCTCGGCGGCGTGCCGAAGGCCGGACTGGTCCTGGAGGGCGCGACCCTGCTCCAGCGCACCTGCGCAGCCCTCGCCGGCGCAGAACGCCTGACGGTCGTGGGACCGGAGCCCGGCGACGCCGGACGGCTCCCCCCTGCAGCGGTGTTCGTGCGGGAGGAACCCGCTTTCGCGGGACCGGCAGCGGCGGTCGTCGCCGGATTCCGGGCTGGACCAGGAAGCAGGGCGCCGTGGTGCGCCGTCGTCGCCTGCGACATGCCCCGCGTCGCCGTCCTCGTCGAGGTGCTGCTCCGCGAGGCTGCCGCAGGGGCGCCGGCCTCCCTGGTCGCGGTCGATGACGGGCGTGAACAGCCGCTGGCCGCGCTGTACCGGAGCGACGACCTCGCAGCCGCCATCGACGCCGTCCTCGCGCACGGACCCGCCGACAACCTGTCCATGCGCAGCCTCCTTGCTAGTGTGAAGACAAGACCAGTCCCGGTTCCGCCGGGCACAACGCACGACGTCGACACCTGGAACGATGCCCGAGCGCTCGGAGTCGACGTCCCCTAG
- a CDS encoding DUF6457 domain-containing protein: protein MDDRNKLLHDWTEQLLAAFEIDGTDVDIDAVLGLAGKAAHGVVRPAAPLTTFVVGYAAGLAVGSGQADEQLAMRSAMAVADALCARAAAEGSPE, encoded by the coding sequence ATGGACGATCGGAACAAGCTGCTGCACGACTGGACCGAGCAACTGCTCGCCGCCTTCGAGATCGACGGGACCGACGTGGACATCGACGCCGTCCTGGGCCTGGCGGGGAAGGCGGCGCACGGCGTCGTCCGTCCTGCGGCCCCCCTGACCACCTTCGTCGTCGGCTACGCGGCAGGCCTCGCCGTCGGCAGCGGACAGGCCGACGAGCAACTGGCGATGCGGTCGGCGATGGCCGTGGCCGACGCGCTCTGCGCCCGGGCCGCGGCGGAAGGGAGCCCCGAATGA
- a CDS encoding molybdopterin molybdotransferase MoeA, whose protein sequence is MSENIGARDVDWRTARALAHGAGRPLPFQTVNLADALGQTLAEPVHALQAIPHYASSAMDGWAVNGEPPWKLVSHAEDHGRGRPAPHADSGGVSLAPGEATFILTGGVVPRNTLGILRTEHGSIRGDLLDRNEAARPGEPSLHEHVRPAGEEAEEGSMAIPAGVVLNPAQIALAAVCGHDTLAVLRAPRVSLLMTGDEVIDHGLPHPGQVRDTFGPQLPGFVAMLGGHVDVASRAKDDLDDVVAAISAEPTDESSLARASGDVLITTGGTGSSSADHIRRALTELGAELLIDGIAMRPGHPTLLARLPDGRFLVGLPGNPLAAMMAMLTVTAPLLAGLRGTALEEPAAITSADAFEPLQGRSRLVPYRLESGRAVPSTHQRSGMLRGLAGADGVMVVPAEGCEPGDDVPSLPLPWVG, encoded by the coding sequence ATGAGCGAGAACATCGGTGCCCGCGACGTCGACTGGAGGACAGCCCGCGCACTGGCGCACGGAGCCGGGCGCCCGCTGCCGTTCCAGACGGTGAACCTTGCGGATGCCCTCGGCCAGACGCTCGCCGAGCCGGTCCACGCCCTGCAGGCCATTCCGCACTATGCGTCGTCGGCGATGGACGGCTGGGCGGTCAACGGGGAGCCCCCGTGGAAGCTCGTGAGCCACGCGGAGGACCATGGCCGGGGCAGGCCCGCACCCCACGCCGACTCGGGCGGGGTCTCGCTCGCCCCCGGCGAGGCGACGTTCATCCTCACGGGAGGCGTGGTTCCCCGGAATACCCTTGGCATCCTCCGCACGGAGCACGGATCGATCCGCGGGGACCTGCTGGACCGGAACGAGGCCGCCCGGCCCGGGGAGCCGTCGCTGCACGAGCACGTCCGGCCGGCGGGGGAGGAAGCCGAGGAAGGCTCCATGGCTATTCCTGCCGGCGTCGTCCTCAATCCGGCGCAGATCGCGCTGGCCGCGGTGTGCGGCCACGACACGCTCGCTGTCCTGCGGGCACCGCGCGTGTCCCTGCTCATGACCGGCGACGAGGTCATCGATCACGGCCTGCCGCATCCCGGCCAGGTCCGTGACACCTTCGGGCCGCAGCTCCCGGGCTTCGTCGCGATGCTCGGCGGCCACGTCGACGTCGCCAGCCGGGCGAAGGACGACCTCGACGACGTCGTGGCGGCGATCAGCGCGGAGCCGACCGACGAGTCCTCGCTGGCACGGGCATCGGGTGACGTCCTGATCACGACCGGCGGGACGGGGAGTTCCTCGGCCGACCATATCCGCCGCGCGCTCACCGAACTCGGGGCCGAGCTCCTCATCGACGGTATCGCCATGCGGCCGGGACACCCGACCCTCCTCGCGCGGTTGCCCGACGGCCGCTTCCTGGTGGGACTCCCCGGTAACCCGCTCGCGGCCATGATGGCGATGCTCACCGTCACCGCACCGCTGCTCGCCGGCCTGCGGGGAACCGCCCTCGAGGAACCCGCCGCCATCACCAGTGCCGACGCTTTCGAGCCCCTGCAGGGCAGGAGCCGGCTGGTGCCCTACCGGCTCGAGTCCGGGCGGGCCGTCCCCAGCACCCACCAGCGTTCGGGCATGCTGCGCGGGCTGGCCGGGGCCGACGGCGTGATGGTCGTTCCTGCAGAAGGCTGCGAGCCGGGTGACGACGTCCCGTCGCTCCCGCTGCCCTGGGTCGGCTGA
- the fdhD gene encoding formate dehydrogenase accessory sulfurtransferase FdhD: MNRVTQRRRITKFRIGAQTGRREDVLAGEEPLEIRLGGSAFTVTMRTPGDDFDLVAGFLVSEGVVWEPGQLPSLRYCAGVDENGQQTFNVVEAQLRPGTVLPETAMERHVYTSSSCGICGTASIDAVRKSSRFDLRTDTSSVDLGVLASLPDRLRESQKLFDRTGGVHAAGLFTAEGELLCLREDVGRHNAVDKVVGWALREGLLPLRGTVLQVSGRASFELVQKAQLAGIPVLAAVSAPSSLAADLADDAGLTLVGFSRGTSLNCYSHPDRIAA; encoded by the coding sequence ATGAACCGGGTTACACAGCGACGCCGTATTACGAAATTCCGCATCGGAGCGCAGACCGGGCGTCGGGAGGATGTCCTGGCGGGCGAGGAACCGCTGGAGATCCGGCTCGGCGGCAGCGCCTTCACCGTCACGATGCGGACGCCCGGCGACGATTTCGATCTGGTGGCGGGATTCCTCGTCTCCGAGGGCGTCGTCTGGGAACCGGGCCAGTTGCCGAGCCTGCGCTACTGCGCCGGCGTCGACGAGAACGGGCAGCAGACCTTCAACGTGGTGGAGGCCCAGCTCCGGCCCGGCACCGTCCTGCCGGAGACGGCGATGGAGCGCCACGTCTATACGTCGAGCTCGTGCGGTATCTGCGGGACGGCCTCGATCGACGCGGTCCGGAAGTCCTCGCGCTTCGACCTGCGCACCGACACCTCTTCCGTGGACCTTGGCGTGCTCGCGTCCCTGCCCGACCGGCTGCGCGAGAGCCAGAAGCTCTTCGACCGCACGGGAGGAGTCCACGCCGCGGGCCTCTTCACCGCCGAGGGGGAGCTGCTCTGCCTCCGGGAGGACGTCGGGCGCCACAACGCCGTGGACAAGGTGGTGGGCTGGGCGCTGCGCGAAGGCCTGCTCCCCCTCAGGGGAACGGTGCTGCAGGTCTCCGGCAGGGCGTCCTTCGAGCTGGTGCAGAAGGCGCAGCTCGCCGGAATCCCCGTGCTCGCCGCCGTCAGCGCCCCGTCGTCACTGGCTGCGGATCTCGCGGACGACGCAGGGCTCACACTCGTGGGCTTCAGCCGCGGGACGTCCCTGAACTGCTACTCGCACCCGGACCGCATCGCGGCCTGA
- a CDS encoding amino acid ABC transporter ATP-binding protein, with product MSPTDPLHPPATSGPLLAATALQKSFGDNQVLKSIDLNIDSGQVVALVGPSGSGKTTVLRCLNGLETPDGGTVAFRGGPSVDFGAKVTKKEALSLRDRSAMVFQNYNLFPHRTVLENIIEGPVQVQKRPRKESVADAERLLARVGLAEKRDDYPFNLSGGQQQRVGIVRALALQPDLLLFDEPTSALDPELVGEVLTVIKELAEEKWTMVIVTHELAFAREVADQVVFMDGGVVVERGHPDQVLRNPREERTRRFVQRLLNPF from the coding sequence ATGTCGCCCACTGATCCGCTGCATCCTCCCGCCACCTCTGGTCCCCTGCTGGCCGCCACGGCACTGCAGAAGTCCTTCGGTGACAACCAGGTGCTGAAGTCCATCGACCTGAACATCGACAGCGGCCAGGTCGTCGCGCTCGTGGGTCCGTCGGGGTCCGGCAAGACCACCGTGCTGCGGTGCCTCAACGGACTGGAGACGCCCGACGGCGGGACGGTCGCCTTCCGCGGCGGCCCCTCGGTGGACTTCGGCGCCAAGGTGACGAAGAAGGAGGCCCTGTCCCTGCGCGACCGCAGCGCCATGGTCTTCCAGAACTACAACCTGTTCCCCCACAGAACCGTCCTCGAGAACATCATCGAGGGTCCGGTGCAGGTGCAGAAGCGGCCCCGGAAGGAGTCCGTCGCGGACGCCGAGCGGCTCCTGGCCCGTGTCGGGCTGGCGGAGAAGCGGGACGACTACCCGTTCAACCTCTCGGGCGGGCAGCAGCAGCGCGTCGGGATCGTCCGCGCACTCGCGCTGCAGCCCGACCTCCTCCTCTTCGACGAGCCGACGTCGGCCCTCGATCCGGAACTGGTCGGCGAGGTCCTCACCGTCATCAAGGAGCTCGCCGAGGAGAAGTGGACCATGGTGATCGTCACCCATGAACTCGCCTTCGCCCGCGAGGTCGCCGACCAGGTGGTCTTCATGGACGGCGGCGTCGTCGTCGAGCGCGGCCACCCCGACCAGGTGCTGCGCAATCCACGCGAGGAACGGACCCGCCGCTTCGTCCAGCGCCTGCTCAACCCGTTCTAG
- a CDS encoding amino acid ABC transporter permease has protein sequence MDWELLRTSFWPMLHGGLVGTIPLSITSFVLGLALALVVALMRISGQPVLAGIARFYVSVIRGTPLLVQLFVIFYGLPSVGLTIDPWPSAIIAFSLNVAGYAAEILRAAILSVPKGQWEAGHTIGMSRTLTLRRVILPQAARVSVPPLSNTFISLVKDTSLASLILVTELFREAQQIAAFSQQFMLLYVEAAAIYWVFCLVLSSGQSALEKRLDRYVAH, from the coding sequence ATGGACTGGGAGCTGCTGCGCACATCCTTCTGGCCCATGCTCCACGGCGGCTTGGTCGGCACGATCCCGCTGTCGATCACGTCGTTCGTGCTCGGCCTCGCACTGGCCCTCGTCGTCGCGCTGATGCGCATCAGCGGGCAGCCGGTCCTCGCGGGCATCGCACGGTTCTACGTATCGGTGATCCGCGGGACCCCGCTGCTCGTGCAGCTGTTCGTGATCTTCTACGGCCTGCCGTCCGTCGGACTGACCATCGATCCGTGGCCCAGCGCGATCATCGCCTTCTCCCTCAACGTGGCAGGGTATGCGGCTGAGATCCTGCGTGCCGCCATCCTGTCCGTCCCGAAGGGCCAGTGGGAGGCCGGGCACACCATCGGGATGTCCCGCACCCTGACCCTGCGCCGCGTCATCCTCCCCCAGGCGGCACGCGTCTCGGTGCCCCCGCTGTCCAACACCTTCATCAGCCTCGTCAAGGACACCTCCCTGGCGTCGCTGATCCTGGTCACGGAGCTGTTCCGCGAGGCACAGCAGATCGCCGCGTTCTCGCAGCAGTTCATGCTGCTCTACGTCGAGGCCGCCGCGATCTACTGGGTGTTCTGCCTTGTCCTGTCCAGCGGCCAGTCCGCACTCGAGAAGAGGTTGGACCGCTATGTCGCCCACTGA
- a CDS encoding amino acid ABC transporter substrate-binding protein — MTNRLSILGAAAALTLALAGCGASTPANEGSSSGATESGASTALQEIQDSGVLTVGTEGTYKPFSYHEEGSGELTGYDVEVITAVAEKMGVEAEFQETQWDAIFAGLEAGRFDVIANQVSITDERKQTYDFSDPYTVSSGVIVTAADNNDISSFEDLDGKTTAQSLTSNWYELAQEAGANVEPVEGWAQSITLLEQGRVDATINDELTYLDYQKTNNNEGIKIAATTDETSESAVAVTKGSTELVDAINSALGELRADGTLAEISEKYFGSDVSE; from the coding sequence ATGACGAACCGCCTGTCCATCCTAGGTGCCGCTGCCGCCCTGACCCTCGCGCTCGCCGGCTGCGGGGCCTCGACCCCTGCGAACGAGGGTAGCTCCTCCGGGGCCACGGAGTCCGGTGCGTCGACGGCTCTGCAGGAGATCCAGGACTCCGGCGTCCTGACCGTGGGCACGGAGGGTACCTACAAGCCCTTCAGCTATCACGAGGAAGGCAGCGGAGAGCTCACCGGGTACGACGTCGAGGTGATCACCGCCGTCGCGGAGAAGATGGGCGTCGAGGCCGAGTTCCAGGAGACGCAGTGGGACGCCATCTTCGCGGGCCTGGAAGCGGGCCGATTCGACGTCATCGCCAACCAGGTGTCCATCACCGACGAGCGCAAGCAGACCTACGACTTCTCCGACCCGTACACCGTCAGCTCGGGCGTGATCGTCACGGCCGCGGACAACAACGACATCTCCTCCTTCGAGGACCTCGACGGCAAGACCACGGCCCAGTCGCTGACCAGCAACTGGTACGAGCTCGCGCAGGAAGCGGGCGCGAACGTCGAACCGGTCGAGGGCTGGGCGCAGTCCATCACCCTCCTCGAGCAGGGCCGCGTGGACGCGACGATCAATGACGAACTGACGTACCTCGACTACCAGAAGACGAACAACAACGAGGGCATCAAGATCGCGGCCACCACCGACGAGACCTCCGAGAGCGCCGTCGCCGTCACCAAGGGCAGCACGGAGCTCGTGGACGCCATCAACAGCGCCCTCGGTGAGCTGCGCGCGGACGGTACTCTCGCAGAGATCTCCGAGAAGTACTTCGGCTCCGACGTCAGCGAGTGA
- a CDS encoding ABC transporter ATP-binding protein, which translates to MSMEGAAWSSLYKISTAKNGTHGFSRESVRRILTFAVPYRAKLVLFILLSVVGAFLAVATPVLAGQVVDVIVARGEVRTVVWLAVVIALVAVADAAVSLVTRWYSARIGEGVILDLRTAVFNHVQKMPIAFFTRTRTGALVSRLNNDVIGAQQAFSGTLSGVVTNTVALVLTLAVMLSTSWLVTVLAVVMLPIFLVPARRMGSRLAALRREAADHNSAMSTQMTERFSAPGATLVKLFGRPDEEAEEFRVRAARVRDIGVRTAMLQFVFFTALMLVSALALALVYGLGGFLALGGQLDTGEVVTLALLLTRLYAPLTSLANARVEIMSAIVSFERVFEILDLEPLIQEKPGAVAVPAGPVSVEFDDVRFAYPSADKVSLASLEEVSTLDTRGGEEVLHGVSFRIEPGQTVALVGTSGAGKSTIAQLLARLYDVDSGAVRLSGTDVRDLTFASMRHTLGMVTQDGHLFHETILSNLRLARPDATDDEVWDAVRRARLDPLVRSLPDQLDTMVGERGYRLSGGERQRMTIARLLLAQPRVVILDEATAALDSTSEAAVQAALSEALEGRTAMVIAHRLSTIRSADVILVVEGGTIVERGSHDELLALGGRYEELHRTQFAVQKNVAMDEEPEALSGV; encoded by the coding sequence ATGAGCATGGAAGGCGCGGCCTGGAGCTCGCTGTACAAGATATCGACGGCGAAGAACGGCACGCACGGGTTCTCCCGCGAATCCGTCCGGAGGATCCTCACGTTCGCCGTGCCCTACCGGGCGAAGCTGGTGCTCTTCATCCTGCTGTCCGTGGTGGGCGCGTTCCTCGCGGTGGCGACGCCGGTGCTCGCCGGCCAGGTCGTGGACGTGATCGTGGCCCGCGGTGAGGTCCGCACGGTGGTGTGGCTCGCCGTCGTCATCGCGCTGGTGGCCGTGGCCGACGCCGCGGTGTCCCTCGTGACGCGGTGGTACTCGGCGCGCATCGGCGAGGGCGTCATCCTCGACCTGCGCACCGCCGTCTTCAACCACGTCCAGAAGATGCCCATCGCCTTCTTCACGCGTACCCGTACGGGCGCCCTGGTGAGCCGCCTCAACAACGACGTGATCGGCGCCCAGCAGGCGTTCAGCGGCACGCTCTCCGGCGTCGTCACCAACACCGTGGCCCTCGTCCTCACCCTGGCCGTCATGCTGAGCACCTCGTGGCTGGTGACGGTGCTCGCCGTCGTCATGCTGCCCATCTTCCTGGTGCCGGCCCGCCGGATGGGGAGCCGCCTCGCCGCCCTCCGCCGCGAGGCCGCCGACCACAACTCGGCGATGAGCACGCAGATGACCGAGCGGTTCTCCGCCCCGGGTGCCACCCTGGTGAAGCTCTTCGGCCGGCCCGACGAGGAAGCCGAGGAGTTCCGGGTCCGCGCCGCACGCGTGCGCGACATCGGCGTCCGCACGGCCATGCTGCAGTTCGTGTTCTTCACGGCCCTGATGCTCGTCTCCGCGCTGGCGCTCGCCCTGGTGTACGGGCTGGGCGGTTTCCTGGCCCTCGGCGGACAGCTCGACACCGGCGAGGTCGTCACGCTCGCGCTCCTCCTCACGCGCCTCTACGCGCCCCTCACGAGCCTGGCCAACGCGCGCGTGGAGATCATGAGCGCGATCGTCAGCTTCGAGCGGGTCTTCGAGATCCTGGACCTCGAACCGCTCATCCAGGAGAAGCCAGGCGCCGTCGCCGTCCCGGCCGGCCCGGTCTCGGTCGAGTTCGACGACGTCCGCTTCGCCTACCCGTCCGCTGACAAGGTCTCGCTCGCCTCGCTCGAGGAGGTCTCCACCTTGGATACGCGCGGCGGTGAGGAGGTGCTCCACGGGGTGTCCTTCCGGATCGAGCCCGGGCAGACGGTGGCCCTGGTGGGCACCTCGGGTGCGGGAAAGTCGACCATCGCCCAGCTCCTCGCGCGCCTGTACGACGTCGACAGCGGGGCTGTGCGGCTCTCCGGCACCGACGTCCGGGACCTGACCTTCGCCTCCATGCGGCACACGCTCGGCATGGTGACCCAGGACGGCCACCTGTTCCACGAGACGATCCTCTCGAACCTCCGGCTCGCCCGACCGGACGCCACCGACGACGAGGTGTGGGACGCCGTCCGGCGCGCCCGGCTGGACCCCCTCGTCCGGTCGCTGCCGGACCAGCTCGACACGATGGTGGGCGAACGTGGCTACCGCCTCTCGGGCGGCGAACGCCAGCGCATGACCATCGCGCGCCTCCTCCTCGCCCAGCCGCGCGTCGTCATCCTCGACGAGGCGACGGCGGCACTGGACTCGACGTCGGAAGCGGCCGTGCAGGCGGCGCTCAGCGAGGCGCTCGAGGGGCGCACCGCGATGGTCATCGCCCACCGCCTCTCAACCATCCGCAGTGCGGACGTGATCCTCGTGGTCGAGGGCGGAACCATCGTCGAACGGGGCTCGCACGACGAGTTGCTGGCCCTCGGCGGGCGGTACGAGGAACTGCACCGCACGCAGTTCGCCGTGCAGAAGAACGTGGCGATGGACGAGGAGCCCGAGGCCCTCAGCGGCGTCTAG
- a CDS encoding NUDIX hydrolase → MTDVPTITVTALCLLDGRRLLLVRKRGTTMFMQPGGKPEEGETPAETGVRELFEELGLVVGPGDLTLVGSWEGPAANEADTRLLATVFLCPLAAEPLPAAEIEELDWLDLDSEQHRQDLAPLLTDFVLPALRGRILP, encoded by the coding sequence ATGACCGACGTCCCGACGATCACCGTCACCGCGCTGTGCCTGCTCGACGGCCGCCGCCTGCTGCTCGTGCGCAAGCGCGGAACGACGATGTTCATGCAGCCGGGCGGGAAACCGGAGGAGGGCGAGACGCCGGCGGAGACCGGCGTGCGTGAGCTGTTCGAGGAACTGGGCCTCGTCGTCGGGCCCGGGGACCTCACCCTGGTCGGCTCGTGGGAAGGCCCGGCGGCCAACGAGGCCGATACGCGGCTGCTGGCGACCGTCTTCCTGTGCCCGCTGGCCGCGGAGCCCCTGCCGGCCGCCGAGATCGAGGAACTGGACTGGCTGGACCTGGACTCCGAGCAGCACCGGCAGGACCTCGCACCGCTGCTGACGGACTTCGTCCTCCCGGCGCTGCGCGGTCGAATCCTCCCCTAG